Proteins from a genomic interval of Clostridium sp. AN503:
- a CDS encoding peptidoglycan DD-metalloendopeptidase family protein, translating into MRRERKRQLASAVLALLLAVAGISPVYATKQDVEDAKKKVSSLEQEKKKVEDSLKNLEGLKSDAAAYVKQLDGNLEALNGELEQLAGQIAAKESDIDLANQQLDEAKAVEHQQYEDMKLRIKYMYERGETSYIDMLLQADDMVQLMNRAEYIQKISEYDRQKMDEYVATKDTIAAHEQLLQSEHAELLGLQEQTEAKQQSVETLLAQKSRELKNFENQIDAAQGQISEYEKDLKAQEGRIQQLEAEIKRKEEEARKAAEAAGKSYKTVSLGNINFIWPCPSSSRITSGFGGRSSPTEGASSNHQGIDIGASSGSAIIAAASGTVVVSTYSYSAGNYIMLSHGGGVYTVYMHCSQLLVSEGQEVSQGQTIAKVGSTGYSTGPHLHFGVRTGGRYVDPRNYVSP; encoded by the coding sequence ATGAGACGAGAGAGGAAAAGACAGCTGGCCTCGGCGGTCCTGGCTCTTCTTCTGGCTGTGGCGGGCATCAGTCCGGTATACGCCACGAAGCAGGATGTGGAGGATGCAAAAAAGAAGGTTTCCTCCCTGGAGCAGGAGAAAAAGAAAGTCGAGGACTCCTTAAAGAACCTGGAGGGGTTAAAGAGCGATGCGGCGGCCTATGTAAAGCAGCTGGATGGGAACTTAGAAGCGTTAAACGGGGAGCTGGAACAGCTGGCGGGGCAGATCGCTGCCAAGGAGTCGGACATTGACCTGGCGAACCAGCAGCTTGATGAGGCAAAAGCAGTGGAACATCAGCAGTACGAGGATATGAAGCTGCGCATCAAATATATGTATGAGCGGGGGGAGACCAGCTATATCGACATGCTCCTCCAGGCGGATGACATGGTGCAGCTGATGAACCGTGCGGAATATATCCAGAAGATCTCCGAGTACGACAGGCAGAAGATGGATGAGTATGTGGCGACAAAGGATACCATTGCTGCTCATGAACAGCTGCTTCAAAGTGAACATGCGGAGCTTTTGGGATTACAGGAGCAGACAGAGGCAAAGCAGCAGTCTGTGGAGACCCTTCTGGCGCAGAAGAGCAGGGAGCTTAAAAACTTTGAGAACCAGATCGATGCAGCTCAGGGCCAGATCAGTGAATATGAGAAGGATCTAAAGGCCCAGGAGGGAAGAATCCAGCAATTGGAGGCGGAGATCAAACGCAAGGAGGAAGAGGCCAGGAAAGCGGCGGAGGCGGCAGGAAAATCGTATAAAACAGTCAGTCTTGGGAATATTAATTTTATATGGCCGTGCCCTTCCAGCAGCAGGATCACCTCAGGGTTCGGCGGACGCAGTTCACCGACGGAGGGAGCGTCCAGCAACCATCAGGGAATCGACATCGGCGCCAGCAGCGGATCCGCCATCATAGCGGCAGCTTCGGGCACGGTGGTGGTTTCTACATACAGCTATTCGGCCGGGAACTATATCATGCTCAGCCATGGCGGAGGAGTTTATACGGTGTATATGCACTGTTCTCAGCTCCTTGTCTCGGAGGGGCAGGAGGTGAGCCAGGGGCAGACCATTGCAAAGGTCGGTTCAACGGGATATTCCACAGGACCGCATCTGCATTTTGGCGTCAGGACCGGCGGGCGGTATGTAGACCCGCGCAATTATGTCAGCCCGTAG
- the ftsX gene encoding permease-like cell division protein FtsX, which produces MTRRRVDLAVRISTFLYCLKQGVKNICRNIWFSLASVATISACIFLFCLFFSIIANIQYMVKNVESTVGITVLFSEDLGEDAILALGEEIGQRSEIKEMHYVSAEEAWDSFKSEYFAGREELAEGFADDNPLAGSASYEIYLNDIADQDAVVEYLQGIPGVRQVNYSNSAVAGFSSFNKVVGLLSLVIIGVLLAVAVFLINNTISVAAAFRKQESQIMRLIGATNFMIRAPFIVEGVLIGLIGAAVPLAGMYVLYTRAVVYLMERFRILSNMFYFIPIREIYPMMIGVALVLGVGIGFFGSFFTIRKYLRV; this is translated from the coding sequence GTGACGAGACGAAGGGTGGACTTAGCAGTGAGAATTAGTACGTTTTTATACTGCCTGAAACAGGGCGTGAAAAATATATGCAGGAATATCTGGTTTTCCCTGGCTTCGGTAGCCACGATTTCTGCATGTATTTTTTTATTTTGTTTATTTTTCTCAATTATTGCGAATATACAGTATATGGTGAAAAATGTGGAGAGCACTGTGGGGATCACCGTGTTGTTTTCGGAGGATCTGGGTGAAGATGCGATCCTGGCGCTGGGTGAGGAGATCGGTCAGCGCAGCGAGATCAAAGAGATGCACTATGTCTCCGCCGAGGAGGCGTGGGATTCCTTCAAGTCTGAATATTTTGCGGGCAGGGAGGAGCTTGCGGAAGGCTTTGCGGATGACAATCCCCTTGCCGGTTCGGCTTCCTATGAGATCTATCTGAATGATATTGCAGACCAGGATGCGGTTGTGGAATATCTCCAGGGGATTCCCGGCGTGCGTCAGGTGAATTATTCCAATTCGGCGGTGGCGGGATTTTCCAGTTTCAATAAGGTAGTGGGGCTGTTGTCCCTGGTGATCATCGGCGTGCTGCTGGCAGTGGCGGTGTTCCTTATCAACAACACCATCTCAGTGGCGGCGGCATTCCGGAAGCAGGAGAGCCAGATCATGCGTCTGATCGGAGCCACCAATTTTATGATCCGGGCGCCGTTTATTGTGGAGGGCGTGCTGATCGGCCTGATCGGCGCGGCGGTCCCGCTGGCGGGGATGTATGTGCTGTATACCCGGGCAGTGGTGTATCTGATGGAACGGTTCCGCATACTCTCCAATATGTTTTATTTCATTCCGATCAGGGAAATCTATCCCATGATGATCGGAGTGGCGCTGGTGCTGGGTGTGGGGATCGGATTTTTCGGAAGCTTTTTTACCATTCGCAAATATTTAAGGGTATAG
- the ftsE gene encoding cell division ATP-binding protein FtsE, with amino-acid sequence MIEILNVSKAYETGNRALKDISIEIEDGEFVFIMGRSGSGKSTLIRLLLKEAEPTSGRIIVNHMELNKMPRRYIPKYRRRLGVVFQDFRLLRDRNVFENVAFAQRVVGASARSIRESVPEMLKLVGLSAKYKSLPQQLSGGEQQRVAIARALINRPEVLLADEPTGNLDHENAIEIMKLLAQINKRGTTVVVVTHSQEIVDQMGGRVITLDRGRLISDETKGGLSSEN; translated from the coding sequence ATGATAGAGATTTTAAATGTCAGTAAGGCATATGAGACCGGGAACAGGGCTCTCAAGGATATCAGTATCGAGATAGAGGACGGTGAGTTTGTATTTATCATGGGCCGGAGCGGTTCGGGTAAGTCCACGCTCATCCGCCTGCTGCTGAAGGAGGCGGAGCCCACTTCCGGCCGGATCATTGTGAATCATATGGAGTTGAATAAGATGCCGCGGCGATACATTCCCAAGTACCGCAGGAGGCTGGGAGTCGTATTTCAGGACTTCCGGCTTCTTCGGGACCGGAATGTATTTGAGAACGTGGCATTTGCGCAACGTGTGGTCGGGGCGTCCGCCAGGAGCATCCGGGAGTCTGTGCCTGAGATGCTTAAGCTGGTAGGCCTTTCCGCCAAATACAAGTCGCTGCCGCAGCAGCTCTCCGGCGGGGAACAGCAGCGCGTTGCCATTGCCAGGGCGCTGATCAACCGGCCTGAGGTTCTGCTCGCCGATGAGCCGACCGGCAATCTGGACCATGAGAATGCGATCGAGATCATGAAGCTGCTGGCGCAGATCAACAAGCGGGGAACCACAGTCGTGGTGGTTACGCACAGCCAGGAGATCGTAGACCAGATGGGAGGGCGGGTGATCACCCTTGACCGGGGCAGGCTAATCAGTGACGAGACGAAGGGTGGACTTAGCAGTGAGAATTAG
- a CDS encoding helix-turn-helix domain-containing protein: MISNQILQTTIDGLKGITRIDLCICDTEGKVLASTFPDAEEYESSILSFVDSPADSQVIQGYQFFKVFDEHQLEYILLAKGGSDDVYMVGKLAAFQVQNLLVAYKERFDKDNFIKNLLLDNLLLVDIYNRAKKLHIETNVKRVVFLIETKHEKDVNALETVRSLFATKTKDFITAVDEKNIILVKEVKPGETYEDLEKTANMILDMLNTEAMTKVHVSYGTMVGDIKEVSRSYKEAKMALDVGKIFYSGKNVVAYSNLGIGRLIYQLPLPLCRMFIKEIFEGKSPDEFDEETLTTINKFFENSLNVSETSRQLYIHRNTLVYRLDKLQKSTGLDLRVFEDAITFKIALMVVKYMKYMESLDY, encoded by the coding sequence ATGATTTCAAATCAGATTCTTCAGACGACCATTGACGGATTAAAAGGCATTACCAGAATTGATCTGTGTATCTGCGATACCGAGGGCAAGGTACTGGCGTCCACTTTCCCGGACGCGGAGGAGTATGAGAGCTCCATCCTGTCTTTCGTGGATTCCCCGGCGGACAGCCAGGTGATCCAGGGCTACCAGTTTTTTAAGGTGTTTGACGAGCATCAGCTGGAGTATATCCTGCTTGCAAAGGGCGGGAGCGACGATGTATATATGGTGGGCAAGCTGGCGGCATTCCAGGTTCAGAACCTGTTAGTAGCCTACAAGGAGCGCTTTGACAAGGACAACTTCATCAAGAACCTGCTGCTGGACAACCTGCTGCTGGTAGATATCTACAACCGCGCCAAGAAGCTGCACATTGAGACCAATGTAAAGCGCGTGGTATTCCTGATCGAGACCAAACACGAGAAGGATGTGAACGCATTAGAGACTGTCCGCAGCCTGTTTGCGACTAAGACCAAGGACTTTATCACCGCTGTGGATGAGAAGAATATCATCCTGGTGAAGGAAGTGAAGCCGGGCGAGACCTATGAGGATCTGGAGAAGACTGCCAATATGATCCTGGATATGCTGAACACCGAGGCCATGACCAAGGTGCATGTATCATACGGAACCATGGTCGGCGATATCAAGGAGGTATCCCGCTCCTACAAGGAAGCGAAGATGGCCCTGGATGTCGGCAAGATCTTCTACAGCGGAAAGAACGTGGTGGCGTACTCCAATCTGGGTATCGGACGTCTGATCTACCAGCTGCCGCTGCCGCTGTGCCGCATGTTCATCAAGGAGATCTTTGAGGGCAAGTCCCCGGATGAGTTTGACGAGGAGACCCTGACCACCATCAACAAGTTCTTCGAGAACAGCTTAAATGTATCGGAGACCTCCAGACAGCTCTATATCCACAGGAATACCCTGGTGTACCGTCTGGACAAGCTGCAGAAGAGCACCGGCCTGGACCTGCGGGTGTTTGAGGACGCCATCACTTTCAAGATCGCGCTGATGGTTGTAAAGTACATGAAATACATGGAGAGCCTGGATTACTAA
- the ugpC gene encoding sn-glycerol-3-phosphate ABC transporter ATP-binding protein UgpC, translating into MASLSLKNVTKAYPNGFVAVKDFNLEIEDKEFVIFVGPSGCGKSTTLRMIAGLEDISSGELYIDGKLVNDVEPKDRDIAMVFQNYALYPHMTVYDNMAFGLKLRKTPKEEIDKLVQEAARILDLSHLLDRKPKALSGGQRQRVAMGRAIVRNPKVFLMDEPLSNLDAKLRGQMRIEISKLHQRLQATIIYVTHDQTEAMTLGTRIVVMKDGVIQQVDSPQRLYDNPQNKFVAGFIGAPQMNLIDATVGKDGADVTLTFDGHTIALPGEKGKALEAGGYIGKAVTLGIRPEDLHDEEAFLAASPKSVIEATIRVYELLGAEVYLYFDINEANCTARVNPRTTARPGDTVKLALDLSKIHVFDKETEQVITN; encoded by the coding sequence ATGGCTAGTTTATCACTTAAGAATGTAACCAAGGCGTATCCCAACGGATTCGTGGCAGTAAAGGATTTTAACCTGGAGATCGAGGATAAGGAATTCGTTATCTTCGTAGGCCCGTCCGGATGTGGTAAGTCCACCACTCTCCGTATGATCGCAGGTCTGGAAGATATTTCTTCCGGTGAGCTGTATATCGACGGTAAACTGGTGAACGATGTGGAGCCGAAGGACAGAGATATCGCAATGGTATTCCAGAACTACGCTCTGTATCCGCATATGACTGTATATGACAACATGGCATTCGGCCTGAAACTGAGAAAGACCCCGAAGGAAGAGATCGACAAGCTGGTCCAGGAGGCCGCAAGGATCCTTGACCTGTCCCATTTGCTGGACCGTAAGCCGAAGGCTTTATCCGGCGGTCAGAGACAGCGTGTTGCCATGGGTCGTGCTATCGTTCGTAACCCGAAAGTATTCCTGATGGATGAGCCGCTGTCCAACCTGGATGCCAAGCTGAGAGGCCAGATGCGTATCGAGATCTCCAAGCTGCATCAGAGACTGCAGGCAACCATCATCTATGTAACCCATGACCAGACCGAGGCTATGACGCTGGGTACCAGGATCGTAGTTATGAAGGACGGCGTGATCCAGCAGGTGGATTCCCCGCAGAGACTGTACGACAATCCTCAGAACAAGTTCGTTGCAGGATTTATCGGCGCTCCGCAGATGAACCTGATTGATGCGACCGTAGGCAAGGACGGCGCAGACGTTACCCTGACCTTTGACGGACATACCATCGCTCTGCCGGGTGAGAAGGGCAAGGCGCTGGAAGCCGGCGGTTATATTGGCAAGGCTGTTACCCTGGGTATCCGTCCGGAGGATCTGCATGACGAGGAAGCATTCCTTGCAGCATCTCCGAAGAGCGTGATCGAAGCTACCATCCGTGTATATGAGCTGCTGGGCGCAGAGGTTTACCTGTACTTCGATATCAACGAAGCAAACTGCACCGCACGTGTGAATCCGCGTACCACGGCAAGACCTGGCGATACCGTGAAGCTGGCTTTAGATTTAAGCAAGATCCACGTATTCGACAAGGAGACCGAGCAGGTTATCACCAACTAG
- a CDS encoding YitT family protein, with protein sequence MNFNRKSETRDYVLIILGSFIMGFAIKNIYDPVGLVTGGVSGLAIIFKNQFGVALWVTNTVLNIPLFLFSIRLKGWRFIKRTLIATVTLSLSLYVIPEIPFLMDDLFLTALFGGLISGVGAGLVFVCQATTGGTDMLAALIQRKYRHYSIAQIMQVLDAVIVLVGAGIFGVTYALYALIAIFAVAKVSDGIIEGLKFSKVAFIISEKSEEISRAVMAELDRGVTGLHARGMYSGAEKNVLFCVVSKKEIVQLKELVVGHDSQAFVIVTDAREVLGEGFIEFRQ encoded by the coding sequence ATGAATTTTAACAGAAAGTCTGAGACCCGTGATTACGTGCTGATCATCCTTGGGTCGTTCATCATGGGATTTGCGATCAAGAATATTTATGACCCTGTGGGGCTTGTCACCGGCGGTGTATCCGGCCTGGCTATCATTTTCAAGAACCAGTTCGGGGTAGCGCTCTGGGTGACCAATACAGTGCTCAATATTCCGTTGTTTTTGTTTTCCATCCGGCTGAAGGGCTGGCGGTTCATCAAGCGGACCCTGATCGCAACGGTGACTCTCTCCCTCTCTCTGTATGTGATCCCTGAGATCCCGTTTTTGATGGATGATCTGTTTTTGACTGCGCTGTTTGGAGGCCTGATCAGCGGAGTGGGGGCCGGGCTGGTGTTTGTCTGCCAGGCTACCACAGGCGGCACGGATATGCTGGCGGCGCTGATCCAGAGGAAATACCGGCATTACAGTATCGCACAGATCATGCAGGTGCTGGATGCGGTCATCGTTTTGGTGGGCGCCGGGATCTTTGGCGTCACCTATGCGCTGTATGCGCTGATCGCCATTTTTGCGGTGGCGAAGGTGTCGGACGGGATCATCGAAGGCCTGAAATTCTCCAAGGTTGCATTTATCATCTCGGAAAAAAGCGAGGAGATCTCCCGCGCCGTCATGGCGGAGCTAGACCGGGGAGTGACCGGGCTGCATGCCAGGGGAATGTACTCAGGCGCGGAAAAGAATGTTCTGTTCTGCGTCGTGTCAAAGAAAGAAATTGTACAATTAAAAGAGCTGGTTGTTGGGCATGATTCACAAGCTTTTGTGATCGTAACCGACGCCAGGGAGGTTTTAGGCGAGGGATTTATCGAATTTAGACAGTAA